TTGATTGCGCagatggcaaaagtactcactctTTACTTAAGTAGAAGTATAGATACTGGTGTAAAGAAAAACTGGTAAAAATACTGATTAATTCCTGtacttaagttaaaaaaaaaaagtgcagatgcAGAAATGTACGCAAGTACAACAGTAAACATTTATAGACTtccaattaccataatttcttgtgtataatgcacacccatgtataatatttttaaaggattattttgaaattaagcACTTCATTTGAACACTAATTACATCTTATTTATCtgttcttattttgaaattaacaGCCCTACTTCTATTTAGGAAATGAGAAACCACCGCTGTGCTCATTCATGTTTTGTAAATGGTTGAAATTCTCTGAAGAAAACATGATGGGCCAGgtgaaacacatttcatttaattttaatggtcTTCAAATTAAACTGCCAAGCATTTTTAGAAAAGCattttcattaaattaaacaGAATCTCTAGATGACAGCATAGATTGATAAAATatgaagttcatttttttttcattttcccctattgttatgtataatgtgcactATTGACAATTCTTTTATAGGGGAGCAATGCGCACTATACATGagcaaaatctgtgaataatggatgcagtattaatatacccgtgtatgatatgtaccatatttcaCTTGAAAATCTTAAACTTCCTCCAAAAGTACCTTAAGTGCACAATTATTGTGTCCAATtgagtacacttgaacacactggttacaacaCGTGGTTTAGAGTGTATGAAAGGGTTACTCGATGATATGACatgacctgtttgtggcaaacttCAGAATCAGAGTTtgttatacataaaatatttttgtttttgttttatgtattatagggcattttaaaaaagtgtcaaTATAAGCaggtcagattcaaaatttaaagtacagataatgataataatattaacagtttgtgacctgtgctaatTTTATAACACCTCGTGGGTAACCATAATCTGAACTATTTGTAAACCGAGTTATTCGCAAcgcgaggttccactgtatgtgtAAATTGAGATACAAccgaacaaattaaacttgtcacTCTTTTGAAAATCTCTTCACACGTCATAGAATGATAtcgcatttattttttccatcatgCAGCTGCTTAAGAAGCCAGACAGAGGAGATGATCCCGACTTGGACAAAAGTAgggagaagtttaaaaaaaccgAGAGGCCTTGCAAAGAGGAAAGCAGAATCTCGGACCACAAACGACGACAAAACAGTGACAGCAAGGAGGAGCGGACAAAGAAGTATGTCATAATTGACAATATTTTATATCAAGAAGGTATTTTACAcaccaacattttattttacctaCACTTTGTTTTGCTCAAAATTTCCAGTTGCacggtaaaaaaaatacttttgcttCCCATAGTATTGTCAAATTTTTCATTGAATTGAACTTAGTCTAATTCTATCCACccaacattatttttctttagcctcacattattttatttcatacacTCCAACATAACCCATGTTTTAGTGAAGGAAAAATAACTTGATTTACTCGTAAAGGGTTGACGAGGAAGGCTGCAAGGAGTTCAGGGAGCATGATGCCGAGCGCGAGCTGGAGAAGGAGCATCaacagagagagcgagagcgcaTGAGGCGGCAGGAGCGACGCAGGAGGAGGGAGAGGCACGATGGCGAGAACATTGGTAGGAAGTGGGCAGAGGAGGAGGGGCCTTCGAAGAAGGAGAGGGAGCGGCCACTGGACAAAAAACGGCCTGACAACGCTTCAGAATCTGACAAGATGGAGAAGACGCCCAAAGACAACAAGAAGGACGACAGTGCCAAACGAGAACGTCTACGGAATAAAGTAAACCATGGCCATCTACGCGGCTATTCATTATCTATAGATTTTTACACCCATACATATGCATAGAttactaattaattaattcgTATGTtagtttaatatatttttgtttaaccatatattttattttattttatttaaacataATCTATAATTATATacctggcggcacagtggcccagctgtagagcgttgcctcacagttctgaggactggtgttcaaatcctgacctccccctgtgtggagtttgcatgttctcccctgcgcctgtgtggatttgctccgggcacttcggtttcctcccacatcttaaaagcgtccattaattggagactaaattgccccgaggtgtgattgtgagtgcgactattgtttatcttcatgtgccctgtgattggctggccacggtccagggtgtaccccacctcctgcccgaagattcctgggataggctgcggcactcccgtgaacctcgtgaggattaggggctcagaaaatgaatggatggatgattcatcTGTGACGTTTTTCATCTGTATAATAATTTATCAAactttttgtttccattatttcatTAATGCATCAGTCCTGTCAAACAAATTTGGTTTTCATaattatattatactatatattgtatttattggtTCAGTGATTCATGCAGTTTTATTAGTGtattttgaattgaaatttaaaaaaacgttaATAATTGATTACATCGggtttattttaattcaaaattatttttttaaatcttggatTTAATTTCTTAATTCATCTGAGTTTTTAAAATTacttataaaaatatttttcctttttccaaatTATACAATTTCAAACATTCTCAATCTGTATTACTATGAGTAAAAATATGTGCTTTGATTATGCAATCAAGTGACAAAGTACGAATAtctatatttattattaatttaaaacaacaacattcatttgtccatttcacacaatatatatatatattttttttgttatcaggATCGTCCTGCTATCCAGTTGTACCAGCCCGGAGCAAGAAGCCGCAATCggccagcaacagcagcagcagcaggaggaggaggaggtggtgaagCCAGCTCAATGGACAGGAAGCCAGAAaccgaaatgaaaaaaatggctgacaaGGGTGACGACTGAGGAGATTTCTACTGAGGGCTTTCTTTTCAGTTTGACGGAGGAGGATACAGCCAGCTAAACTCGGAGTACCTTGTCGTCTCAGGGCCCACTTTCCGATATTTAAGGCCCACTTGTCTTTCGCGGTTGAGCCTCCCAGTGCCTTCAAGTGACTGTCTTTAGTTTCACTCCTTAGGAAAGGTAAAAATTTGGCACAGAAACCCCCAAGTGACCTTACCTTTTCATACTACTGGTGAAAACattctgtttttacttttgctcACACAAATCTTCCATGTAAACATCATTGACAAGCTTATGACGTTGATGTGTAATAAACAGCTCTAGTTTGTAGCAGTCTAAATGTATACTGCATTTGTGTCTACTGCTCATTCATCCACATGGTGTGCTCCTGAATCGCCGTTGTGACTCCTGCATgtgcattttcacattttctcttACAGCTTTATTCCAAAATAGATTGCAGTGAAACTGTGCATACACAATTACGCAATTGCAATTTTGcctattcagatttttttttttgtatgtgacccaacagcaccaaaaaaaaagtgttattctATCCCCCTTCTCTAATGTATTTGCATAcaatagtttccccactttaatgttcaaaataatcaaataatgtAAGGGCAGGTGCTTGAGTGCAACTATCTACCTTACTTGGGGAGAgaagccgggtacaccctgaactggtctttTGCTTATCGAAGGGCACGtaatcaaccattcacactcaggcggcacagtgaggCAAATGGTTAACGCttcagcctcacagttatgaggcctggggttcaaatgctggccctgcctgtgtggagtttgcatgttttctctggcactccggtttcctcccacatcccaaaaacatgcattgattggaaattctaaattgcccatgtgtgattgtgagtgcgactggttgtttatttctctgccctgcgattggctggcaaccggttcagagtgTACTGTGTGTCCTACTTgacaatagctgggatagactccagcactcttaTGACCCTCGTGGGCATAAGCGACTCagaagatggctggatggctttcacacattcacacctatggaaatCTAAAACCTAAACCTAACTAGTTCCACATTACTCAACTCATTTAAGCTTTCAGACtttgaaatattcatataatcccCTGTTTGCCACCCCCACACCACAATTCTAACACAAAATCAAAAATTTCCTTCAAATTCCAAACAAATTTAAACTCATACAGGACATCCTGGGAACTATTTTTCACCTAAAAAGCACAATTATTCCACATTTTACATGGTAAAATTTCCACATTACTGCagatattttacacatttacatacAAAAATTGATCATGTACGAATACTGTAATAAGTTTCCAATAAGCAATAattaccagtaaaaaaaaattccaaaagatTTCTAGAGGTTCAAATTGGCTGAAAATAATTCTGTAGTACCAAATATAGGCCTGGTAGTGTCGCTGTCAAAAAAGAGGCACGGCTTGTTGGCTGGGTACCTTCTTGACTAAAATCGTCGAGGTGACACAACGCTTCCTCTTCTATCGCTGTCGTAAGGCTGAAAGGACTCTGGTTGAAATGGTACCTAGAAAAATCATCCAACATCCGTCCACATATACTTTCTATTCGTTTATGTACCCGCAGaacatttatataaaatatcGGTAGTGCCGTACATGTCTATATTGCTTCTAAAATGTAAAGTGCATACATTTATTTGGCGCTGCGAACTTTGTAGCTAGCTCTCATAAGATTTAGCATGTGGCCCGGTATCAGTATTGTGTTTACTTAGTGATTTCTTTTTGTCTTGTCATTATTTAGTCGTCCCACAAAACCTTCAGGATCAAGCGCTTCTTGGCCAAAAAGCAGAAGCAAAACAGGCCTATTCCTCAGTGGACCAGAATGAAGACTGGCAATAAGATCAGGTGAGTGTAGTGCGTTTGTTTGTGTCGCCTCGCTGCAAAATGAACGCTTTTAAAGACGTTCTTTTACAACATGCACATCATAATTTTACTAAAAGGAATGGTTTAGTCTTTGTAGTAACGTAATAGCTAAATTAGTGTTAATTAAAAGCTAGACACGATAAGTAATACACTATCCTCCACTGGTAGTTCCCAATTAACTGAAtgaagctgttttattttttttccccttgctgGCCTTTGAAttccacacacttttttttatatggtgcCCTAATTTCAACATTGTCTCGGGCTAAAGGCAACTTCTTGTCACAATTAACCcgttcatgggcagggtggcaattttttgccttaagtCTCCTCACAGTCTCCAACGAACTGCTTTTCACACACATTGCAAtattagtgctttttttttttagtcttaaaTCAGCGATGGGTAGTCATTGCTCaaggactttttatttttaaatggtttgATGGGCCAGCTCATTTCTTGATGTGGAAAACAAACTTAAAATAGTTACATTTTATGTAGTAAGTAGGTagataaaaagaaaacttaACCTTAAAATTGTCACACTGcttcttttttgtatttacaaTATATGGAGTTGAATTCGTAAATTTAGCAAGTTGTGGAAAAATTgctaaattaatttatttctcaaattgCAATTcaccaataaataaaatttgttgGATGTATCCTTCAGAAATACATGAACAAAGTATTGAATGagagaataaaaataatgaaatataatAGAAAGTGCCTAATATTAAAGAGAAGACTGCAAAATGAAtggaacatccattttcttagccgctggagcccatcccacctgtcaacgggcaggagccggggtacaccctgaactggttgccagccaatcacagggcacatagagacaagcagccggactcacaatcacggctaggggcagtttagagtgtccaattaattttgcatgtttttggaatgtgggaggaaaccggagtgctcggaggaaacccacgcaggcatgaggagaacacgtaaactccaaaacaggc
The sequence above is drawn from the Syngnathoides biaculeatus isolate LvHL_M chromosome 11, ASM1980259v1, whole genome shotgun sequence genome and encodes:
- the rpl39 gene encoding 60S ribosomal protein L39, translated to MSSHKTFRIKRFLAKKQKQNRPIPQWTRMKTGNKIRYNSKRRHWRRTKLGL